Proteins encoded together in one Psychrobacter sanguinis window:
- a CDS encoding aldo/keto reductase has product MKYTTLPKLGDKVSKICLGTMTWGQQNSEAEAHEQMDFALSEGVNFWDTAEMYPSPPAKEKQGDTERFMGTWFAKTKKRNEVVLASKISPMDFLRDGNTRFNAKHIAEALDGNLKRLQTDHIDVYQLHWPERQSNFFSTRGYTEEMAVQDLSGLTPFLETLEALNDEIKKGRIRAFGLSNETAWGLMRYLWEAEKNGLEGPITIQNPYSLLNRLYEIGLAEVSHRENVGLLAYSPLGFGVLSGKYLNGKQPEGARLTMYDRFQRYINEEAKSATAQYAKIAEEAGLDMAQMALAFVNSRHFVTSNIIGATSIEQLKSNIDSVNLELTSEVLQAIEAVHTKQPNPSP; this is encoded by the coding sequence ATGAAATACACTACCCTACCCAAGCTTGGTGATAAAGTCTCTAAGATATGTCTAGGGACTATGACTTGGGGCCAACAAAATTCAGAAGCTGAAGCGCATGAGCAAATGGATTTCGCTTTATCAGAGGGGGTCAACTTTTGGGATACAGCCGAGATGTACCCCTCACCACCGGCTAAAGAAAAACAAGGCGATACCGAGCGCTTCATGGGTACTTGGTTTGCCAAAACCAAAAAACGTAATGAGGTGGTATTGGCCAGTAAAATTTCGCCCATGGATTTTTTACGTGATGGGAACACCCGATTTAATGCCAAACATATTGCAGAAGCACTCGATGGCAATCTAAAACGCCTGCAAACCGATCATATTGATGTTTACCAGCTACATTGGCCTGAACGTCAGAGTAATTTCTTTAGTACTCGTGGTTATACTGAAGAAATGGCCGTTCAAGATCTTTCTGGCTTAACGCCCTTTTTAGAAACCCTAGAAGCTTTAAACGATGAGATTAAAAAAGGTCGTATTAGAGCATTCGGTCTCTCTAATGAGACTGCTTGGGGCTTAATGCGCTATCTTTGGGAAGCCGAAAAGAATGGCCTTGAGGGTCCGATTACCATTCAAAATCCATACAGCCTATTAAACCGTTTGTATGAAATCGGCTTGGCTGAAGTTTCTCATCGTGAAAATGTCGGTCTACTGGCCTATTCACCTTTGGGTTTCGGGGTATTATCAGGTAAATACTTAAATGGTAAACAGCCTGAAGGGGCACGTTTAACAATGTATGACCGCTTCCAACGTTATATTAATGAGGAAGCAAAATCGGCCACTGCACAATATGCAAAAATTGCTGAAGAGGCCGGATTGGATATGGCTCAAATGGCTTTGGCATTTGTGAATAGCCGTCATTTTGTGACCAGTAACATTATTGGCGCCACTTCAATTGAGCAGCTAAAATCCAACATCGATAGCGTGAATCTTGAGCTAACTAGTGAGGTGTTACAAGCGATTGAAGCGGTCCATACCAAACAGCCGAACCCATCACCATAG
- a CDS encoding FKBP-type peptidyl-prolyl cis-trans isomerase, protein MSNSIDSANFINPNQDTRITQGSQVQLHFEVSLENGTVIDSTFNRSEPVKLTIGDESLLPGFENVLNNLRAGDTRTAHLEPEQAFGEWNEDNVQRFSAAQFALSEPNPQVGMMMEFEDKGKNTLPGVISKVTEDEVEVDFNHPLAGQSVLFKVQIFKVTPPGQTGVQLM, encoded by the coding sequence ATGAGCAATTCTATAGACTCAGCTAACTTTATTAACCCCAATCAAGATACCCGCATCACTCAGGGTAGCCAAGTACAACTTCATTTCGAAGTTTCTTTAGAAAATGGCACTGTTATTGATTCTACTTTTAACCGATCAGAGCCAGTAAAGCTAACCATCGGTGATGAAAGTTTATTACCCGGATTTGAAAATGTGCTCAATAACTTGCGTGCCGGTGACACTCGTACTGCACATTTAGAGCCAGAACAGGCGTTTGGTGAATGGAACGAGGACAATGTCCAACGCTTTAGTGCGGCTCAATTCGCGTTATCAGAACCCAATCCACAAGTGGGCATGATGATGGAATTTGAAGACAAAGGTAAAAATACCTTACCAGGGGTAATTAGCAAAGTCACCGAAGATGAAGTCGAAGTAGATTTCAATCACCCTTTAGCGGGTCAGTCAGTATTATTTAAAGTTCAAATTTTTAAAGTCACCCCGCCAGGTCAAACCGGTGTACAACTGATGTAG
- the rpsL gene encoding 30S ribosomal protein S12, protein MATTNQLIRKGRKVLKEKSGVPALQSCPQRRGVCTRVYTTTPKKPNSAMRKVCRVRLTSGYEVSSYIGGEGHNLQEHSVVLIRGGRVKDLPGVRYHTVRGALDCAGVKDRKQGRSKYGAKKPKA, encoded by the coding sequence ATGGCAACAACTAACCAATTGATTCGTAAGGGTCGTAAAGTATTAAAGGAAAAGTCTGGCGTTCCTGCTTTACAATCATGCCCACAACGTCGCGGTGTATGTACTCGTGTATATACTACCACTCCAAAGAAACCAAACTCAGCCATGCGTAAAGTATGTCGTGTACGTTTAACTTCAGGTTATGAAGTATCTAGCTACATCGGTGGTGAAGGTCATAACTTGCAAGAGCACAGTGTTGTACTAATCCGTGGTGGTCGTGTTAAAGACTTACCAGGTGTGCGTTATCACACTGTTCGCGGCGCACTTGACTGTGCAGGCGTTAAAGACCGTAAGCAAGGTCGTTCTAAATATGGTGCTAAGAAGCCTAAGGCTTAA
- the rpsG gene encoding 30S ribosomal protein S7, giving the protein MPRRRVVATREILPDPKFGSQTIAKFINHVMVDGKKSTAERIVYGALEQVAEKRNIEDPVAFFEEVLENVRPMVEVKARRVGGATYQVPMEVRPSRRTALAMRWLADAASKRSEKSMAHRLAGELGDASEGKGNAVKKRDEVHRMADANKAFSHYRF; this is encoded by the coding sequence ATGCCAAGACGTCGCGTCGTCGCTACTCGTGAGATCCTACCGGATCCAAAATTTGGTAGCCAAACTATCGCTAAATTCATCAACCACGTAATGGTTGATGGTAAAAAATCTACTGCAGAACGTATTGTTTACGGTGCATTAGAGCAAGTTGCAGAAAAACGTAACATCGAAGATCCAGTTGCGTTTTTTGAAGAAGTACTTGAAAACGTTCGCCCAATGGTTGAAGTTAAAGCTCGCCGTGTTGGTGGTGCTACGTATCAAGTTCCTATGGAAGTACGCCCCTCCCGTCGTACAGCTTTAGCGATGCGTTGGTTAGCCGATGCTGCTTCTAAGCGTTCTGAAAAATCAATGGCACACCGTTTAGCTGGTGAGTTAGGTGATGCTTCAGAAGGTAAAGGTAATGCTGTTAAAAAGCGTGACGAAGTTCACCGCATGGCAGACGCCAACAAAGCATTCTCTCATTACCGCTTCTAA
- the fusA gene encoding elongation factor G, whose translation MARATPLNRYRNIGISAHIDAGKTTTTERILFYTGVNHKIGETHDGGATMDWMEQEQERGITITSAATTCFWSGMAHQFPEHRINIIDTPGHVDFTIEVERSMRVLDGACMVYCAVGGVQPQSETVWRQANKYHVPRLAFVNKMDRVGADFYRVKEQVKTRLGGNPVAMVIPIGKEDDFEGVIDLITMKAIYWDTESLGMKFEEREIPAELQDKAEEYRSELLEVAAEANEELMNKYLEGEELTDKEIHAAIRQRTINNEIIPMYCGTAFKNKGVQKMLDAVIEYMPAPQDVPAIKGILDDKDETEGTREASDEAPFAALAFKIMNDKFVGNLTFVRVYSGVIKQGESVYNPVKMKRERIGRIVQMHADSQQELEEIRAGDIAALVGMKDVGTGDTLCDEKEVITLERMEFPEPVISLAVEPKTKADQEKMSIALGRLAKEDPSFRVHTDEESGQTIISGMGELHLEILVDRMKREFKVEANIGAPQVAYRETIRGTVEQEGKFVRQTGGRGKFGHVWLKLEPIDLDSGVDYQFEEQIVGGVVPKEYHSAVDKGIQERMKNGILAGYPIVGVKAILYDGSYHDVDSDELSFKMAGSIAFKKGFMNANPVLLEPLMKVEVETPEEYMGDIMGDLNRRRGMVQGMDDLPGGTKQIRAEVPLAEMFGYATNLRSQSQGRATYSMEFQKYAETPKSVAEEIMKKFSGKDDDEE comes from the coding sequence ATGGCACGTGCAACCCCCCTAAACCGATATCGCAATATTGGTATTTCAGCACACATTGATGCTGGTAAAACAACCACGACTGAACGCATCTTATTCTATACTGGTGTTAACCATAAGATTGGTGAGACTCACGATGGTGGCGCCACTATGGACTGGATGGAACAAGAGCAAGAGCGTGGTATTACTATTACCTCAGCTGCGACTACTTGTTTCTGGTCTGGTATGGCTCATCAATTCCCAGAGCACCGTATCAACATCATTGACACCCCAGGCCACGTTGACTTCACGATTGAAGTAGAACGTTCAATGCGTGTACTTGATGGCGCATGTATGGTTTATTGTGCGGTTGGTGGTGTACAGCCTCAGTCTGAGACTGTATGGCGTCAAGCTAACAAATATCATGTACCTCGCTTAGCGTTCGTTAACAAAATGGACCGTGTTGGTGCTGATTTCTACCGTGTTAAAGAACAAGTTAAAACTCGCCTAGGTGGTAACCCAGTAGCTATGGTTATCCCAATTGGTAAAGAAGATGACTTCGAAGGCGTTATTGACTTAATCACGATGAAAGCTATTTACTGGGATACTGAATCTCTAGGTATGAAGTTTGAAGAGCGTGAAATTCCAGCTGAGCTTCAAGACAAAGCTGAAGAATATCGCAGTGAGCTACTTGAAGTAGCTGCTGAAGCTAATGAAGAGTTAATGAATAAATATTTAGAAGGCGAAGAGCTAACTGATAAAGAAATTCATGCAGCTATCCGTCAGCGTACTATCAATAACGAAATTATCCCAATGTACTGTGGTACTGCCTTCAAAAACAAAGGCGTACAAAAGATGTTGGATGCGGTAATTGAGTATATGCCAGCGCCACAAGATGTACCTGCTATTAAAGGTATTCTTGATGACAAAGACGAAACTGAAGGTACTCGCGAAGCGTCTGATGAAGCACCATTTGCGGCACTAGCGTTCAAAATCATGAACGATAAATTCGTTGGTAACTTAACCTTCGTACGTGTTTATTCAGGTGTTATCAAACAAGGCGAAAGCGTTTATAACCCAGTTAAAATGAAGCGTGAGCGTATCGGTCGTATCGTACAGATGCATGCTGATTCACAGCAAGAGCTTGAAGAAATTCGTGCTGGTGATATCGCTGCTCTAGTGGGTATGAAAGACGTAGGTACTGGTGATACTTTATGTGATGAAAAAGAAGTTATCACTCTAGAGCGTATGGAATTCCCAGAGCCAGTAATTAGCTTAGCAGTTGAGCCTAAGACCAAAGCTGACCAAGAAAAAATGTCAATTGCTCTAGGTCGTTTGGCTAAAGAAGATCCATCATTCCGTGTACATACTGACGAAGAATCAGGTCAGACCATCATCAGTGGTATGGGTGAGCTTCACTTAGAAATTCTTGTTGATCGTATGAAGCGTGAATTTAAAGTAGAAGCAAACATCGGTGCTCCACAGGTTGCTTACCGTGAAACTATCCGTGGCACAGTTGAACAAGAAGGTAAATTTGTTCGTCAGACTGGTGGTCGTGGTAAGTTCGGTCACGTTTGGTTGAAACTTGAGCCTATTGATTTAGACTCTGGTGTTGATTACCAATTCGAAGAGCAAATCGTTGGTGGTGTTGTACCAAAAGAATACCATAGTGCGGTTGATAAAGGTATTCAGGAACGTATGAAGAACGGTATCCTTGCAGGTTACCCAATCGTTGGTGTTAAAGCGATTTTATACGATGGTTCTTACCATGATGTTGACTCTGATGAATTATCATTCAAAATGGCAGGTTCTATCGCATTCAAGAAAGGTTTCATGAATGCTAACCCAGTATTGCTTGAGCCATTGATGAAAGTTGAAGTTGAAACACCAGAAGAATACATGGGTGATATCATGGGTGACTTAAACCGTCGTCGTGGTATGGTTCAAGGTATGGATGATCTACCTGGCGGCACTAAGCAGATCCGTGCTGAAGTACCATTAGCTGAGATGTTTGGTTACGCAACTAACTTACGTTCACAGTCGCAAGGTCGTGCAACATACTCTATGGAATTCCAAAAGTATGCTGAAACACCTAAATCTGTTGCCGAAGAGATCATGAAGAAATTCTCTGGCAAAGATGACGACGAAGAGTAG
- the tuf gene encoding elongation factor Tu — translation MAKAKFERNKPHVNVGTIGHVDHGKTTLTAAIATVAAKTFGGEAKDYAAIDSAPEEKARGITINTSHIEYDTEARHYAHVDCPGHADYVKNMITGAAQMDGAILVVSATDGPMPQTREHILLSRQVGVPYIMVFMNKCDMVDDEELLELVEMEVRELLSDYDFPGDDTPIIKGSALEALNGKDGKYGEPAVIELLQTLDTYIPEPERDIDKPFLMPIEDVFSISGRGTVVTGRVESGIVKVGDEIEIVGIKDTVKTTCTGIEMFRKLLDEGRAGENCGVLLRGTKREDVQRGQVLAKPGSITPHTKFDAEVYVLSKEEGGRHTPFLNGYRPQFYFRTTDVTGAIQLQDGTEMVMPGDNVEMSVELIHPIAMDKGLRFAIREGGRTVGAGVVANVKD, via the coding sequence ATGGCAAAGGCCAAGTTTGAACGCAACAAGCCACACGTTAACGTTGGTACAATCGGTCACGTTGACCACGGTAAAACTACTCTAACAGCTGCTATCGCAACTGTTGCTGCAAAAACTTTTGGTGGCGAAGCCAAAGACTATGCTGCAATTGACTCAGCACCTGAAGAAAAAGCACGTGGTATTACTATTAACACTTCACACATTGAGTATGACACTGAAGCACGTCACTACGCACACGTAGACTGCCCAGGTCACGCTGACTATGTTAAAAACATGATCACTGGTGCGGCACAGATGGACGGCGCTATCCTAGTAGTATCAGCTACTGACGGCCCAATGCCACAAACTCGTGAGCACATCTTGTTATCACGTCAGGTTGGTGTACCATACATCATGGTATTCATGAACAAATGTGACATGGTAGATGACGAAGAGTTACTAGAATTAGTAGAAATGGAAGTACGTGAATTACTTTCAGACTACGACTTCCCAGGTGATGACACACCAATCATCAAAGGTTCAGCACTAGAAGCGCTAAACGGTAAAGATGGTAAATACGGTGAGCCAGCAGTAATCGAATTACTACAAACTCTAGACACGTACATTCCAGAGCCAGAGCGTGACATCGATAAGCCATTCCTAATGCCTATCGAAGACGTATTCTCAATCTCAGGTCGTGGTACTGTAGTAACTGGCCGTGTTGAGTCTGGTATCGTTAAAGTTGGTGACGAGATCGAAATCGTTGGTATCAAAGACACCGTTAAAACAACTTGTACTGGTATCGAGATGTTCCGTAAGTTACTAGACGAAGGTCGTGCTGGTGAGAACTGTGGTGTACTACTACGTGGTACTAAACGTGAAGACGTACAACGTGGCCAAGTACTAGCTAAGCCAGGTTCAATCACTCCTCACACTAAATTTGACGCCGAAGTATACGTACTGTCAAAAGAAGAGGGTGGTCGTCACACGCCATTCCTAAACGGCTATCGTCCACAGTTCTACTTCCGTACTACTGACGTAACTGGTGCAATCCAATTACAAGACGGTACTGAAATGGTAATGCCAGGCGATAACGTTGAGATGAGCGTAGAGCTAATCCACCCAATCGCTATGGACAAAGGTTTACGTTTCGCGATTCGCGAAGGTGGCCGTACTGTAGGTGCTGGTGTTGTTGCTAACGTTAAAGACTAA
- a CDS encoding TrmH family RNA methyltransferase encodes MTDIITNKYSNNPVITSDKNPTAKLAKALLTQSRQRKKAGQTVLEGVHLIEAALQANHIPEQIIISYSGLSHPDVQQLLASLSGYNLDNKLTVVSDSVYQSITTLGNGVEIMAIVNVPQHNLHTLKSPITTDCLILNDVQDNGNVGTLLRTAAAVGIKNIICTKGSAQAWSPKTMRAGMGAQFGLTIYEGIEADEVLSYLRLPVYATSSHTDNIIYKQNLNRPVAWVMGHEGQGVCEAIMKEATPVALPQPNGQESLNVAIAGALCMYETLRQRDYAN; translated from the coding sequence ATGACCGACATTATTACCAATAAATACTCAAATAACCCAGTAATTACCTCGGATAAAAACCCGACCGCTAAGCTGGCAAAAGCGTTACTGACTCAATCACGTCAACGTAAAAAGGCGGGTCAGACCGTTCTTGAAGGCGTGCATCTGATTGAAGCTGCCCTACAAGCCAATCACATACCAGAGCAAATCATTATTTCTTATAGCGGTTTGTCACACCCTGACGTGCAACAACTTCTAGCATCATTGAGCGGTTATAACTTAGACAATAAGCTTACCGTAGTGAGTGACAGTGTTTATCAGAGCATTACTACGTTAGGTAATGGTGTTGAAATTATGGCCATCGTTAATGTGCCACAGCACAATCTTCATACTCTAAAGTCACCGATTACCACTGACTGCTTAATCTTAAATGATGTACAAGACAATGGAAATGTGGGTACTTTACTGAGAACTGCGGCCGCAGTGGGTATTAAGAACATTATCTGCACTAAAGGCAGCGCTCAGGCTTGGTCACCAAAGACCATGCGTGCTGGTATGGGGGCTCAATTCGGGCTAACTATTTATGAAGGCATTGAGGCGGATGAAGTACTTAGCTACCTAAGACTACCTGTTTACGCTACTAGCTCACATACTGATAATATCATTTACAAACAAAATTTAAATCGTCCAGTTGCTTGGGTAATGGGTCACGAAGGACAGGGCGTGTGCGAAGCGATCATGAAAGAGGCTACCCCAGTGGCGCTGCCACAGCCTAATGGCCAAGAAAGCTTAAATGTGGCCATTGCTGGCGCTTTATGCATGTATGAGACACTACGCCAAAGAGATTATGCTAACTAA
- a CDS encoding class 1 fructose-bisphosphatase translates to MTTLNDYFQSHLNTASTDNHSQKSAVIDVINTITTVGKEITELLRKGALADIHGEAGAENVQGEQQKKLDVIANDLLLNALTTNKHCAGVASEELDDATAANEAGELLVLFDPLDGSSNIDINMPTGTIFSILPYNNKGQTVQNSDFLQKGTEQLAAGYLLYGSSAMLAFTFSDALDSDNDGVVMFSLNPTSGEFELVKKNIAIDEDTKEYAINASNYRHWLPPMQQYIDELLAGTTGSRGKNFNTRWVAAMVGDVHRILCRGGIFIYPKDTKDPSKAGKLRLMYEANPMSLLIERAGGASTDAVNRIMDYEPTDIHQRVAVVLGAKNEVLQVQQLHKQ, encoded by the coding sequence ATGACCACGCTTAATGACTATTTTCAAAGCCACCTAAATACGGCATCTACTGACAACCACAGTCAAAAATCAGCCGTCATCGATGTTATCAATACAATTACCACGGTTGGGAAAGAGATTACAGAGCTTCTTCGTAAAGGGGCATTGGCAGATATTCATGGGGAAGCAGGGGCTGAAAACGTACAGGGCGAGCAACAGAAGAAGCTTGACGTTATCGCTAATGACTTATTATTGAATGCTCTAACCACCAACAAACATTGTGCCGGTGTGGCTAGTGAAGAGCTTGATGATGCTACTGCCGCTAATGAAGCAGGCGAGCTTTTGGTATTATTTGACCCCTTAGATGGCTCATCGAACATTGATATTAATATGCCAACCGGTACTATTTTCTCGATCTTGCCTTATAACAACAAAGGTCAAACTGTACAAAACTCAGATTTCCTACAAAAAGGCACTGAGCAATTGGCAGCAGGTTATCTGTTATATGGCTCTTCTGCTATGTTGGCTTTTACTTTCTCTGACGCTTTAGACAGTGACAATGATGGCGTGGTAATGTTCAGCTTAAACCCAACGAGTGGCGAATTTGAGTTGGTTAAAAAGAACATTGCCATTGATGAAGATACCAAAGAATATGCAATTAATGCGTCAAATTATCGTCACTGGCTACCCCCTATGCAGCAGTACATTGACGAATTATTAGCTGGCACTACCGGTTCTCGCGGTAAAAACTTTAATACTCGCTGGGTAGCAGCCATGGTGGGTGATGTGCATCGTATTTTATGCCGCGGTGGTATCTTTATTTATCCAAAAGACACCAAAGATCCTAGTAAAGCCGGTAAACTGCGCCTGATGTATGAAGCCAACCCTATGAGTCTGCTTATTGAGCGTGCGGGTGGTGCTTCAACAGATGCAGTAAATCGCATTATGGACTATGAGCCTACTGACATTCACCAACGTGTTGCGGTGGTATTAGGGGCTAAAAACGAAGTATTACAGGTTCAACAATTGCACAAGCAATAA
- a CDS encoding aspartate carbamoyltransferase catalytic subunit, producing MTDSTQNPETVAQEQSAQSDIFDSTTARLNASLSKPQLNEDGHIRHFLGIEGLSREQLKAIIAKAESFFDANGQLINSPELEGCTVMNLFFEPSTRTRTTFEVAEKRLGANVLNIDIARSSTQKGESLRDTLWNLQAMTADIFVVRHSASGAAHFMATEVTPEIAIINGGDGWHAHPTQGMLDMLTIHREAPRPFEELTVAIIGDIKHSRVARSDIAALKILGVKEIRVIAPRTLLPKGIERYGVEVYENIDEGVVDCDVLMGLRIQNERIGSPLMAASGEYFKKYGITPERVAKAKPDAIVMHPGPMNRGVEIASSVADGPQSVILKQVNNGIAIRMAVLSMAMQGQREYQALHGLL from the coding sequence ATGACTGACTCAACACAGAACCCTGAGACTGTAGCCCAAGAACAGTCAGCCCAATCTGATATTTTTGACTCAACCACGGCAAGACTTAATGCCTCATTGAGTAAACCCCAGTTAAATGAAGACGGTCACATTCGTCATTTTTTGGGTATTGAAGGTTTAAGCCGTGAGCAATTAAAAGCCATCATCGCCAAAGCAGAAAGCTTTTTTGATGCCAATGGGCAGCTGATTAATAGCCCTGAGCTTGAAGGCTGTACGGTAATGAACTTATTCTTTGAGCCGTCTACCCGTACTCGTACCACCTTTGAGGTGGCAGAAAAACGTTTGGGTGCCAACGTGTTAAATATCGATATTGCTCGTTCTAGTACCCAAAAGGGTGAGAGTCTGCGCGATACCTTATGGAATCTACAAGCCATGACGGCGGATATTTTCGTCGTCCGTCATTCAGCATCGGGTGCGGCACATTTTATGGCCACCGAAGTGACGCCTGAAATTGCCATTATTAATGGTGGTGATGGTTGGCATGCTCATCCTACTCAGGGTATGTTAGATATGCTCACCATCCATCGTGAAGCCCCACGTCCTTTTGAAGAATTAACTGTGGCTATCATTGGTGACATTAAGCACTCTCGTGTGGCGCGCTCTGATATTGCAGCTTTGAAAATCTTGGGGGTGAAGGAAATACGGGTAATTGCACCTCGTACCTTATTACCTAAGGGTATTGAGCGTTATGGCGTTGAGGTATATGAGAATATTGATGAAGGCGTGGTGGACTGTGATGTCTTGATGGGGCTGCGTATTCAAAATGAACGTATAGGCTCTCCGTTAATGGCCGCTTCAGGTGAGTATTTTAAGAAGTATGGTATTACCCCAGAGCGTGTCGCCAAAGCGAAACCTGACGCGATAGTAATGCATCCAGGGCCGATGAACCGCGGCGTAGAGATTGCTTCAAGCGTGGCTGATGGTCCGCAATCAGTGATTTTAAAGCAGGTCAATAATGGCATTGCGATTCGTATGGCGGTGTTGTCTATGGCGATGCAGGGACAGCGTGAGTATCAAGCCTTACATGGTCTTCTGTAA
- a CDS encoding dihydroorotase, which produces MLNLLPKDFTQPHIEPKKDHWLLPPLVDLCARLREPGLQQHGTLQSEGHAARANGFLHVVTPPDTNPILENGSLLKGLRERAKQDGGIYLHILGALTAELKGERPANVAGLKKGGCIAVTNAGRPFANDLVLLRTLEYAATFGLKVFFYPNEPSLSAGGVAHEGYIASFHGLQGIPWLAETVALSTQLLMVEETGIAAHFSQLTCKSSIGLMRWAKSQGLPVTCDVAMHQLHLTDDNLEGFNAQAYVIPPLRSNTDQKALIKGLKDGTIDAICSHHEPLNDTAKQAPFAESTPGISNFDTFMALACKLVRDDVLTPEELVEKICLAPARIAGIETQYKQIGGAVLVDPNQQWQVTRDTMLSKGKNTPFLNHTLQGKVVETYFD; this is translated from the coding sequence ATGCTTAACCTTCTACCTAAAGATTTTACTCAGCCCCATATCGAACCCAAAAAAGACCATTGGTTACTTCCACCTTTGGTCGATTTATGTGCCCGATTACGCGAGCCTGGCCTACAACAACACGGAACCTTACAGTCGGAAGGTCATGCGGCGCGCGCCAATGGCTTTTTGCATGTGGTGACCCCGCCTGATACCAACCCAATTTTAGAAAATGGTTCTTTATTAAAAGGTCTGCGTGAGCGAGCCAAACAGGATGGCGGTATCTATTTACATATCCTAGGGGCATTAACCGCTGAGCTAAAGGGCGAACGTCCTGCTAACGTTGCAGGCCTTAAAAAAGGCGGCTGTATTGCAGTGACCAATGCGGGTCGTCCTTTTGCAAACGACCTAGTCTTGTTACGTACCTTAGAATACGCCGCTACCTTTGGCTTAAAAGTATTTTTCTATCCTAATGAGCCTAGTTTATCAGCAGGTGGGGTAGCTCACGAGGGTTACATTGCCTCATTTCATGGCTTACAAGGCATCCCTTGGTTAGCGGAAACTGTAGCGCTGTCTACTCAATTATTGATGGTAGAAGAAACAGGAATTGCTGCCCATTTTAGCCAACTCACTTGTAAGTCTTCTATTGGACTAATGCGCTGGGCGAAGTCGCAAGGCCTGCCTGTTACCTGTGATGTGGCTATGCATCAGTTGCACCTGACCGATGACAACTTAGAGGGCTTTAATGCCCAAGCTTATGTGATTCCACCACTGCGCAGTAATACCGATCAAAAAGCACTGATTAAAGGTCTAAAAGATGGGACGATTGATGCTATTTGTAGTCATCATGAGCCTTTAAATGATACCGCTAAGCAAGCACCTTTTGCGGAGTCCACCCCAGGCATTTCAAACTTCGATACCTTTATGGCACTCGCTTGTAAGCTGGTACGTGATGACGTATTAACCCCAGAGGAGTTGGTTGAGAAAATATGCTTAGCCCCAGCGCGTATTGCGGGAATTGAAACCCAATACAAGCAGATCGGCGGTGCGGTATTGGTAGATCCAAATCAGCAGTGGCAGGTGACAAGAGACACGATGCTTTCGAAAGGTAAAAACACACCTTTCTTAAACCATACGTTGCAAGGTAAAGTGGTGGAGACTTATTTTGACTGA
- a CDS encoding DUF2127 domain-containing protein codes for MTEPYQISGSIKAVTLYEVIKGVGAVITALALWAWHKEVPLLIQSANSAWIKHFGELFSVQVGALTRSALQASQNWPLFTLLILGYAALRFLEAYGLSKDKTWAYWYSVLGYGIFVPLELYYLIVRPFDWIKLGVLILNIIVIIVVYRQMRRKGLL; via the coding sequence TTGACTGAACCCTATCAAATTAGTGGTTCAATTAAAGCAGTTACTTTATACGAAGTAATTAAAGGGGTTGGGGCAGTGATAACTGCCCTTGCTTTATGGGCCTGGCACAAAGAAGTACCGCTGTTAATACAGTCGGCAAATAGCGCATGGATAAAGCATTTTGGTGAATTATTCAGTGTCCAAGTCGGTGCACTGACTCGATCAGCACTGCAAGCTTCACAGAACTGGCCTTTGTTCACCTTATTAATTTTGGGCTATGCGGCGTTAAGATTTCTTGAAGCGTATGGATTGTCAAAGGATAAAACTTGGGCCTATTGGTACAGTGTACTTGGCTATGGGATTTTTGTTCCACTTGAGCTGTATTACCTGATTGTGCGTCCCTTTGACTGGATCAAGCTTGGGGTATTAATCCTAAATATTATTGTGATTATTGTGGTATATCGACAAATGCGCCGCAAAGGTCTGCTCTAG